A region of Lacinutrix sp. Hel_I_90 DNA encodes the following proteins:
- a CDS encoding MFS transporter, which yields MKTLYKYLNNENEHERVCIDITDDACEQVSKNYFLILASNVFTKLGDTLSNPKTVLTWLMSYVNAPVYLISLIVPIRESGSMLPQIMLSSYVSQKAIRKWIWVVGSLMQFLAVASIGFIALYFEGVQAGWLIIVAVILFSLSRSICSIASKDVLGKSIPKTRRGKLKGYTVSVSGALVLAAGLFLLYKSKTEATITFYSTLIFFAAAMWFIAAIIYARIKEFPGAVTKPEQDKPSVLSKLGLLKRDKPLRDFVIARSLLLCSGLTAPYYILLAQNNIGKETYLLGLFIIANGIASIISAPTWGKFSDKSSKNVMALAVLIASFLGIATFLIVTYSETIKSIIWVYPVAFFLLGIAHGGVRLGRKTYIVDMATGNERTDYVSISNTTIGFILLITGGLSALVSLVSIEGVILVLSLFGLLGAYKSYKLPEVE from the coding sequence TTGAAAACCCTTTATAAATATTTAAATAACGAAAACGAACATGAGCGTGTTTGTATCGATATTACTGATGACGCTTGTGAACAGGTCTCTAAAAATTATTTCTTAATCTTAGCGAGTAACGTCTTTACTAAATTAGGAGATACCTTAAGTAATCCTAAAACAGTATTAACCTGGCTTATGAGTTATGTTAATGCGCCAGTCTATCTTATTAGCCTTATTGTGCCCATAAGAGAATCTGGCTCCATGCTACCTCAAATAATGCTCTCGTCATACGTTAGCCAAAAGGCCATTAGAAAATGGATTTGGGTTGTGGGGTCTTTGATGCAGTTTCTAGCCGTGGCGTCTATTGGTTTTATTGCCTTATATTTTGAAGGCGTTCAAGCCGGTTGGTTAATTATAGTGGCTGTTATTTTATTTAGTCTTTCCAGGAGTATTTGTTCTATCGCATCAAAAGATGTCTTGGGAAAAAGCATCCCGAAAACAAGACGCGGAAAATTAAAAGGCTATACCGTTTCTGTTTCTGGAGCACTTGTTTTGGCTGCCGGCTTATTTTTATTGTATAAATCTAAAACAGAAGCGACCATCACCTTTTACAGTACGCTTATTTTTTTCGCAGCCGCCATGTGGTTTATCGCTGCTATTATTTACGCAAGAATAAAAGAATTCCCGGGTGCAGTTACTAAACCAGAGCAAGACAAACCCTCTGTTTTATCTAAATTGGGCCTGTTAAAAAGAGACAAACCCCTTAGAGATTTTGTAATTGCGCGTTCCCTGCTACTCTGTTCTGGTTTAACCGCACCGTATTATATTCTATTGGCGCAAAACAACATCGGCAAGGAGACCTATCTTCTGGGGTTGTTTATTATCGCCAACGGTATTGCCTCAATTATTAGCGCCCCTACTTGGGGGAAGTTTTCAGATAAATCTAGTAAAAATGTCATGGCTCTTGCCGTGCTTATTGCTTCCTTTTTAGGCATCGCTACGTTTTTAATCGTAACCTACTCAGAAACCATAAAAAGTATTATTTGGGTGTATCCTGTTGCCTTTTTTCTTTTAGGCATTGCCCATGGTGGCGTTAGACTGGGGCGAAAAACCTACATCGTAGACATGGCCACAGGTAATGAACGCACAGATTATGTCTCGATAAGCAATACAACCATAGGTTTTATTTTATTAATTACCGGCGGCTTAAGTGCTCTTGTTTCTTTAGTCTCTATAGAAGGTGTAATTTTAGTACTCTCGCTTTTTGGTCTCTTAGGCGCCTATAAAAGCTACAAATTGCCTGAGGTTGAATAA
- a CDS encoding tRNA-dihydrouridine synthase yields the protein MAFTLLSSPLQGFTDFRFRNAFHHYFGGIDTFYAPYIRLNGKLKIKQSYQNDLAPENNTTLEVIPQVITNDAEEFLFVAKYVQSLGYKELNWNLGCPYPMVTKSGMGSGLICNPSRIDTILHRAHNETDIVVSMKMRMGYEHAEEILEAFPVLDKYPLRNIAIHARIGKQLYKGPVDLEAFEKCITSTKHKLYYNGDITSVQAFKTMQARFPSIDHFMIGRGLIADPFLPRMIKNNTTEYPENRWETFKAFHDTIYQQYDEYLSGPTPIKMKMLGFWEFFSQSFDNPQKTLKAIKKAGNPKKYQQAVATILNNERS from the coding sequence ATGGCTTTTACTCTACTCTCTTCGCCTTTACAAGGCTTTACCGATTTCAGATTTCGGAATGCATTTCATCATTACTTTGGAGGAATAGACACCTTTTATGCGCCTTATATTCGCTTAAACGGAAAGCTTAAGATCAAGCAGTCCTATCAAAATGATTTGGCGCCAGAAAACAATACCACTTTAGAGGTGATTCCGCAAGTTATTACCAATGATGCTGAAGAGTTTTTGTTTGTCGCTAAGTACGTGCAAAGTTTGGGTTATAAAGAATTGAATTGGAATTTAGGCTGCCCCTATCCTATGGTTACAAAATCAGGCATGGGTTCTGGCTTGATTTGCAACCCCTCACGAATAGACACCATTTTACATCGCGCACACAATGAAACGGATATTGTGGTCTCTATGAAAATGCGAATGGGCTATGAACATGCTGAAGAAATTTTAGAAGCCTTTCCTGTTTTAGATAAATATCCACTTAGAAATATTGCTATTCACGCCAGAATTGGCAAGCAACTTTATAAAGGCCCAGTAGACTTAGAGGCTTTTGAAAAATGCATCACTAGTACGAAACACAAATTGTACTATAACGGCGACATTACCAGTGTTCAGGCGTTTAAAACCATGCAGGCGCGTTTTCCTAGTATCGACCATTTTATGATTGGTCGCGGACTCATTGCCGATCCTTTTTTACCGAGAATGATTAAAAACAACACTACCGAATACCCAGAAAACAGATGGGAGACTTTTAAAGCCTTTCACGACACGATTTACCAGCAATACGACGAATACCTCTCTGGCCCCACCCCAATAAAAATGAAGATGTTAGGCTTTTGGGAGTTTTTTTCTCAGTCGTTTGATAATCCGCAAAAAACACTCAAAGCCATAAAAAAAGCGGGAAACCCAAAGAAATACCAACAAGCCGTAGCGACCATTTTAAATAATGAGCGCAGCTAA